One window of Dyadobacter sandarakinus genomic DNA carries:
- a CDS encoding sensor histidine kinase, whose translation MPSTSKRSAFLARLTGRPSQFPLSARIFHSVCLISILALGYNVPFNYAIGLPYIALASFVMFVGSCGLYYFSRFRHKVTESVFILNAMGLALFTLNFFLNSGHSGPNDLFFLLLLLLSISISPPRQYKVWVPLNMLTVLALHIFEYFYPELVPDSYTGRESQLIDGLSAYVVIALTAFLCMYFIRKSYDRERQSAVEKSGAITKKNQQITIQNQELLRLNSEKNKLMSIVAHDLRAPLSSIQNFLELLTDYDLDFDKRLEIEGNLLDSTRDTLQMLTKLLDWSKSQIYGVVPRPKYLSLQALLAPTIRIEEGIATRKNIRLDYIIDPEAMLFADSEMTQVVFRNLISNAIKFTPAGGTITIRSEAQNVAQSTGDECVISIRDNGIGISKERQQEIFSLNVQSTYGTRQEKGVGLGLLLCMEFVTAQNGKIWFESTHEHGTCFFIALPSHSAEPVAAA comes from the coding sequence TTGCCTTCCACTTCCAAACGCTCTGCATTTCTGGCCCGGCTTACCGGACGCCCCTCCCAGTTTCCGTTAAGCGCCCGCATTTTTCACTCCGTGTGCCTTATATCAATCCTGGCATTGGGCTATAATGTCCCTTTCAACTATGCCATCGGTTTGCCGTACATTGCGCTTGCCAGCTTTGTCATGTTTGTGGGAAGTTGTGGCTTGTACTACTTTTCCCGCTTCCGGCACAAGGTGACTGAAAGCGTTTTTATCCTCAATGCCATGGGGCTGGCGCTTTTTACCCTTAATTTTTTCCTGAATTCCGGCCACAGCGGGCCCAATGACCTGTTTTTTCTGCTCCTGCTGCTGCTGAGCATCAGTATCAGCCCGCCGAGACAGTACAAGGTGTGGGTACCGCTCAACATGCTGACAGTCCTTGCGCTGCATATCTTTGAATATTTTTATCCTGAACTCGTTCCCGACAGCTACACGGGACGTGAAAGCCAGCTGATTGACGGACTGTCGGCCTATGTGGTCATTGCGCTGACTGCTTTTTTATGCATGTACTTTATCCGGAAAAGCTACGATCGTGAGCGGCAGTCGGCGGTTGAAAAGTCGGGCGCAATCACGAAAAAAAACCAGCAGATCACCATTCAGAATCAGGAATTGCTGCGGCTGAACAGTGAGAAAAACAAGCTGATGTCCATCGTAGCCCATGACCTGCGCGCGCCGCTGAGCAGTATTCAAAACTTCCTGGAACTCCTTACCGACTATGACCTGGATTTTGATAAAAGACTGGAAATAGAAGGGAACTTGCTGGATTCTACCCGTGACACCCTGCAAATGCTCACCAAGCTTCTGGACTGGTCCAAATCGCAGATATACGGAGTGGTGCCACGTCCGAAGTACCTGAGCCTGCAGGCGCTGCTGGCTCCGACCATCCGCATTGAGGAAGGTATTGCCACCCGGAAAAACATCAGGCTGGATTACATCATTGATCCGGAAGCCATGCTTTTTGCCGATTCTGAAATGACGCAGGTCGTGTTTCGTAACCTGATCAGCAATGCAATCAAGTTTACGCCGGCGGGCGGTACGATTACCATTCGCTCAGAGGCACAAAACGTAGCCCAAAGTACGGGCGATGAATGCGTGATCAGTATCCGCGACAATGGGATCGGGATCTCGAAAGAGCGTCAGCAGGAGATTTTTTCACTCAATGTACAATCAACCTACGGCACCAGGCAGGAAAAGGGCGTCGGGCTCGGACTATTGTTGTGTATGGAGTTTGTGACTGCGCAAAATGGCAAGATCTGGTTTGAAAGTACGCACGAACATGGCACCTGCTTCTTTATTGCCCTGCCTTCCCATAGTGCCGAGCCTGTGGCCGCAGCCTGA
- a CDS encoding DeoR/GlpR family DNA-binding transcription regulator, whose product MNFQERKKLILAAIRQAGSLTVFQLAEKLGTSTATIRRDLHDISAEGLLLRTHGGAMQPDMQPLTAFIEKAGVRDSEKDRIARLAAGFVQEGDTLFLDCGSTVYKMCRYLKGVDNIRIVTNSIPVLAAFVDAPGIQINLVGGEIDKKRLAAHGLKAIEHISSYHADKAFIGVDGISPETGLTAHSEHEASITSAFIAHARENFLLCDSSKIGRDSYLRFAGVEVITTLVTDSEADVTSRQHLTEKGVRILLA is encoded by the coding sequence ATGAACTTTCAGGAAAGAAAAAAGCTGATCCTTGCAGCAATCCGGCAAGCCGGCAGTCTTACGGTATTTCAGCTGGCCGAAAAGCTCGGAACCTCTACGGCTACCATCCGCCGCGATCTTCACGATATTTCTGCGGAAGGCCTGCTCTTACGCACCCACGGCGGCGCCATGCAGCCCGACATGCAGCCACTCACCGCATTTATAGAAAAGGCCGGTGTACGCGATAGTGAAAAAGACCGGATTGCCAGGCTGGCAGCCGGTTTTGTACAGGAAGGCGACACCCTGTTTCTGGATTGTGGAAGTACGGTGTACAAAATGTGCAGGTACCTGAAAGGGGTGGACAATATACGCATTGTGACCAATTCCATACCCGTTCTGGCCGCCTTTGTGGATGCGCCGGGCATTCAGATCAACCTGGTTGGTGGCGAAATTGATAAAAAAAGACTGGCTGCGCATGGTTTGAAGGCAATTGAACATATCAGCAGCTACCACGCCGACAAAGCCTTTATCGGTGTGGACGGAATCTCGCCCGAAACCGGTTTAACGGCTCACAGTGAGCATGAAGCATCCATTACCTCCGCCTTTATCGCTCATGCCCGGGAGAACTTTCTACTTTGTGACTCGTCCAAGATCGGGCGCGACAGTTACCTCCGGTTTGCAGGAGTTGAAGTCATCACAACGTTAGTTACTGACAGTGAAGCAGATGTAACCAGCAGGCAACATCTGACAGAAAAAGGCGTGCGTATCCTTCTTGCCTGA